The following is a genomic window from Anticarsia gemmatalis isolate Benzon Research Colony breed Stoneville strain chromosome 22, ilAntGemm2 primary, whole genome shotgun sequence.
ccgccaaccacctatttacagaaaataataataatataatttttataaagtacaagtcgcttaaaacggtaatctacGGACAAGCATaccttaattaataagcggacagtcaatacaggtttgtaaatatgatattttctaaacaacttacgttttactggagtcaatttttataattcgtgctgctgaaccgcacttctgaattacttcgacgatatttgcggggggagaagtgctagagtgcgtccgccacttcgcagcgactcgtatactctctgagcttgtgtgacagtaatcttgatcgtcaactactgttttaagtacgttttttgttatttaggccttattacccgacaggccttaatacccgcaggtaccttattctaaatttgaaagtttgtgagtatgtatgaatttatgatggtttgttattctttcacgaaaatactactgaatcggttacgatgaaatttggtatataggtagtgaagactcagaataacacatacgCTACTTTTTAGCCCGGAGTTCCCGAAGTATCGGGATATACACAggaagggttttcacgcggacgaagtcacgggcggcctctagtctttaataaaaaagtctCCTTACACCTAAATACGTTacgtattttaataactaatgtTTTCAAGAGTGTACTCACCTCAGCGGCAGTCTTGCCCTTCATGAGTGCTTCAGTTTGCGCGAGGAAGTTAGCGAGCAGGATCTTGTGATGAACTCCGCCGCTGATGGGGTTGTGGGTCTGTGCCGGCGCTATGAAGTCACACGGAATCAGCCTGACAGACAAATAGCATGTGTAagcataataaatttaaaataactatcacACATGATAGAATTCAAAGGCTTAAACGAAACTTCTTATTCGGCGTTTTGGTCTTCGCCACGTTTCAGCATTACCTGAATAAAAATTGATGTTAGTAGGCCGTTCAGGCTTTCAGATTAAAACTGCGAAAGCGATTTTGATGACATTCGGCGTAGAAGTAgtcagataaataaaataatcattttacttGTAAATTTATTCCTATTTTTCATCCACTACACAGCTGTAATAAggaatgaaacattttatgcGAAACGAACTACGTGAGTTAGATAGCTCGTTATGTAATACGCTGGAATTTGGCGGCTTCTGTGCACTGAGAAATAATATGTGTGACTGCAGGTCACAAGGAGACAAGTTTGATTCCAGAGTCGAGTAGAAAGACAGTCCAGTTTACCAAAGTCTTGGGTTTGACTCCTAGGTCAAGaagtaaagaaaatagttaGTAAAGTACCTAGTTCCTTGATGTATAAGTTGGTAGAAGGCGTGTTGTCCGTTGGTCCCCGGCTCGCCCCACACGATGGGCCCCGTGCTGTAGTCCACCACGGAGCCCGAGCGCGTCACGTACTTGCCGTTACTCTCCATGTCGCCTTGTTGGAAGTACGCCGCAAATCTATATCACACGAGAAATGTAAATagcgttattttatattcaacgcttagatttttttcttacttttcatagttatttttttttaaattacataattaatataaaaaattgtaatcaatttccaaaagagtatatttttatttcgtatgtCTTTACAAAGTGAGATAAAGTGTACGCTTTTTgaattgcataataatatttaatgccAAGGTACAGATAATTAGAAAGTATATACTGTTTAAGACATGTCTAATTATTTCAAGCTCAACTCTTAGTGCaatcaacttgggtaactttgaatcatttgggtaacattgacagtgggaattttaACTAAGTAATTGATAAAAGtattggtttcatatgaaaaaataatcgaaactagttcaaattcccacgttcaatgttacacaaatgattcaaagttacccaaattggccttaaaataaatactgtatttTCTCTACTACCTGTGTAAATACTGGTCGTAAGGCAACAGCGCGTGTGTCTCCGCGCCGTAGAAGTTGCTGTACCACACTCCGAGCAACGCCAGGATCACTGGGGCCTGACCACACACACATATCGTCAGAAATAATGCGTATACGCTTGCGTACGTGCACGTAAATGCGTGTACCTTCCGTAGTTTGCGTATACGAATTTATAAATGAGTTTGAAACTTAAGGACAGCGAAAATATGCATAGAGGAAATGAGTTACGGACAACGCATAGAAAattactaaccctcttattcataaacacattgtaaacctattttagttaaaaaaccactataatatgttttctcttctGCATTTCGCTatggagtgaaagaaacaaaacagtatgtatattgtatatataagcctttcataacttcatatatttttatgaaaaagagaGTTCGTTTTTAAGTACttacttctaaatatttatcatattattatgttaaattagatttaaaagctatttttttttcttaagtgtGATTACTGGGTTTTTATCTGCTTGTATCACTTATTTaccatataattatgttaaattaagctttaaaactaatatctTACATTTTTCTCAAGAGGCGCGGTGCAGAAGTGGTTGTCCATGAAGCTGGCTCCTTCTAGAAGTTTCTCGAAGTTGTCGTATCCGATGTACAGCGAGATTGATAGACCGATCGCAGACCACAGCGAGTACCTAagataaaagttaattttattagtattaaataagCCTAACAACTGGTGAAGTCAAGTGCTTGGTCAATGAGTTATTAATAATTCGAAATGAAAGAGTAGAGATTTACTTTAAATAGTGATTTTGAATTTAAGATACAACATGAGGAACAGAATCAAGCATTTTTGTGTGACTTCAATTTCTTTCGAAGAAAGAAAATGGCGTGATGTACAATActaatatattgtttatgtttttaggGAAGTTAAGTTTTCAAAAAAGTTCTAAGTTATGTAACAAACGTCAAGGCGTTTACCTGCCGCCAACCCAGTCCCAGAATCCGAACATGTTGTTAGCGTCGATACCGAACGCTGTCACCTTCTCAGCGTTTGTGGACAACGCCACGAAGTGCTTAGCTACTGCTGACGGCtataacacaaaattatctGTCTATAcacagtttttttacaaaatgtctaatctaaattataatatttaataagtcaATGCAAACGCGAAGAGGGGTCGcactagaaagacatacacagatcatatcggcgaagccttgaaaaaaggtcaggtgctactcgtaaccggcggtgtGTACTTACATCTTTAGCAGCTTCCAGGAACCACGTCTTGGCGGAGGTGGCGTTGGTGATGGTCTCCTGCGTGGTGAAGGTCTTGGACGCGATGATGAACAGCGCCGTCTCAGGGTTCAGCCGCTTCAGCACCTCGGCCAAGTGCGTGCCGTCGATGTTCGATACGAAGTGCACCTGGAGATACGTAGTGTTAGTAGAAGAGTGTTACGCCGAAACGTCCAGAAATTTGTGATGAAATGTAAGTATGTTTCCCTGATACTACTATCCCAATGTTCGtgttaattttcatataatactAAATAAAGAGCTATAGAAGATAATATACTCCCttattactgtaaaaaatactatattatttagaaaGTTTGCTTGCAATGCATCCTACTCATATATAGACGACTGCTATCCAGAACACGAGTCTTTcattcgattcccgagtcgagTGGTGCTATTTCATTTTATCCAGCGTccgttaaaatgttttcaaaaactGAGTTTGGTAAGATACCCTGTATTACATGGGGACTTTAATGTGAACAGCAAAAATAATGGTGATTTATCTCTCATCTTACACACAaacttgtaataatttattaaattatattaattagataTGAATGGTACCTTAAGATGATTGGCATAAGGTTTAAGTGCTTCAGTGACCATGAGTGGTCCGAGGTCTGAGCCGCCGATGCCAATGTTGATCACATCTGTGATTGTCTTGCCGGTGTACCTGCAACAAAAAGTACATAGTTACTACCTAATAGCAGCTGCCCGCGATTTCGGCCGCTAGGGCTTCAGTTTTtccgtattttttattgtttctccactccttttagtcgtagcgtgatgttatatagcctacaCTATGGGCTATGGCCCTATTGCCTCCCTCAATAAATGAACTCAACGAAAAagaattgggtagttgactgtgTTAACACTAATTATTAAACTGCAACATTATCATAgcctgagtatttttttattaataatggtgaaattttaatgattatagGTAGTCATTCATTCAACATAAATACGAAACTATGAAGTTACTATTCCCtaattctatactaaaatgtgtttttgacatttcgtaaagagtagctgattaaCTGGTCAACTGGCTTAGCACATTCAAATGGACTCTAAGGACGCtatatccatatccatactaatattataaatgcgaaagtaactctgtctgtctgtctgtctgttactcaaactactgaaccaatttgcatgaaattaggtatggagatattttgataccggagaaaggacataggctactttttacccctggAAAATGACGCATTGCCATGgtaaaattcaggtggcggacgaagtcgcgggtaaaagctagtaaaataataaactgtatataaaacacaataataaatacttcatagatagttttcaataatatctaagtcaaatatgctttatcATAAGTactacttgataaataacttaaaCGATTGTAGCTAGGGATTCAATGACtatgtaatatataataggtatacTATGTACGAACTATAGTGTATTGTAAGATTAAATCAGTGTATATATGTTATCTGTTGATGATCTTACTACTCTACTCGTCCTTGGACATGATAAAATTCTAGAATGATTTAGTTATAGTTGTTCCTTGTGTGCGTTGTTCATGGCACCAATATTTCGaaattaggtaacattttttaaaacagatGATAATGATAAAGGCTGACAACTTAgtgtataagttggtacctcccatgCAAGTCGGTTGAGAGTTCGAATGCATGGCAACACACCAACGACTTTTTGAAATCATGTGCATATTGGAAATAATTGTCACTAGTTCCAACCCTGAAGGAAAATATAATGacgcaaccttgcatgcttgagagttctttagaacagttcttggatgtatacaaagtccccaacgcgcacttggccagcattgTGGACTCTAGAGTCCTTCATGGTAGAAGGTTcctgcccagcaatgggacattaggaggttaaatttatttttaaaatgtgtgtttttCCTCACCCCTTCCACTGCCCGCTGACCACTTGGCCGGTGAACTCCTTCATATGTGCCAGTACAGCGTTGACATCAGGAGTGACGTCCTTGCCACCGACCAGGATGGGCCTGTTCTGTCTGTTGCGGAGAGCAATGTGCAGTACCGCACGGTCTTCTGTGAAGTTTATCTTTTCACCTGCGTTGTGGAAACGAAAGATTAGGTTGTATTACGGTGCTCTTGTTACTAAAGAACGCTCCAGAACTGGATTTTTTCAGATCTCAAAGtgttaaactataataattatattgataatttgATGCATAGTTTAAGATGCGCTATTTATAGGGCATAGTGTAAATGAAAAAACATGTTAGTGCAATTAAAAACTGTATCTAGATTTTTCCAGTAATCCCCTGTGATGAAAGCAAGGCCTAGCACCTCTCAGTTTGCACAAAGAGATTCTTTCCCAGCAGTGAAGCATGTAAAGGATTACTTTATAGTTATAATGCAAGACAAAATATAGTCCGTGAatgattttaacatttaaaattttcaggatcattattatactttatttttgatatacttacatagtggtcccttataacaagaataatataaaagtggtcccagactaagaaaaggttgagAACCCCTGTTATAGTGGCTGTAACTGACCTGAGAACATGGCATCCCTAGCCTTCTCCACATTGCGGCTCTTGGCAAGGTTGAGCAGCAAGCTCCATAGCTGCTCATTGATGCGGTTCTTTGAGTAGTCCAGCAGGATCTCACCATCGTTTGGAGTAGGCACTCGAAGACTgaaggaatattttattttaaaaaatatattattaatagttaaattaattatttattttatatagaataACATAACTGTTGTTGTTTATCTAAGCATTCTATTCTTGTTTTCTCTATTCATCTCATCTCATTAGcgtgttaatttattttctatatattcataacaatattatagtaatgctaattaacaataataataaaacgcaGATGGAAATAATGTGAAATAAGATTACatcactaattaattaattaaaacaattgatTTTATATCAGGATGACTCGATTATCATTGCCacaaatacctattataaaaaaaaacaactcattGTGCATGCGCGACCTTTACGACTGTTTGAAAGTGAAAGTGATATAACTAGATGAAACTCGTCCCAAATTAACTAAAACTTCAAATATATCCATGAATTATTAAGTAAACTTGCTCAAAACATAAAAACCGACAAatatatatcaataatattacgAAAAATTGCGTAAAATGCGAACAAACCTGAATTTATTGAACCGATCAGTATCTTGTTGGAAcaattgttgaatatttatttttgcaccGTTCGCATCGTAGAATTTTTGGATTTCCACGTAAGCTGGGtcttgttttaaattaactttcgGCTCCATAGTTTTAATTGATGTTACACAGGTCTTCAAAGTACGACTCCGAACTAACTGTAGTATAGTTGATAACGAATGtctttttgacatttcaatgaTAAGTGAAGGTTATTCGCGTTTTGTTCATGCACTGATAAAGAAACTAAGCAAGTACtttcatttacaataatttttttcaaaatattttgatccatattatattgaattttagACGCTATCAAAAAACAAGCGAATATGTAAATAACTCTATAAACggacgtaatatttttttgtgctcTAATGTGCCTAGGATTATACGTGTGCCTCTGGGGGACCGCGGACCACAACTACTCAGAATAATTTCGAAAATAGGGATTTTGCAACCAGGTAAGCTTATTATGATGTTAGGGAAACGAATGTCGCGACGTGATAGAAGACTCGTCTAGGCTTCATCAATAGTTTTCAATGTGTCTGTGTGACGTGGCCATGGGGGTTCATGGTGTGCAACAAAACAACAGTGTTaaagttaacttttttattataatcacgtGAAATTATATTGAGATTTgacaaaaatacagtttttacaAGGTCTTTATTTCCCCGCCAATTCTCGtgtattttttcctttaaataaactaatattgttCAAGTACATAAATTCtataagttataatattttaaggacttattttattaatatctccTAACAAATGTATAACTGCAGTTCAGTTAGTTTTAGAACTAGGCATTACGATTATATCCAagctttttattcaaataaatggcaaagataataataaaatatgtcctCAGTCAACACTTCATCAAATGATTTCTAATACCTTACGTTTATTGTCTTGAAAAcacttgataaaatatttttaataattaagtcaTAATAATGAACTAAACCATTGACTACAGGCGataaaaagaaactaaaatttCGCGGGAAATATTTCAGGCTACcatattgctttaattatattataacctcagcctaaaagaaaaaaaaaaagagaatgAAATGAATTTTACTGAGATTTCAATATGGCAGCCTTTATTATTTCCCGCGcaactatacaaaaataaaataactggctttttatttagaaaaatctattaatacgactaaactactttttattatattattgttttttatacattacaaGATACAATGTTATTTACTGATGGATAAaatagtgataaaataaaaataacattgaaacaatataaatagtGTTAGATACTTACACAAATGCTGTGAAAAGTGCAGTGTGGTTAATTAGTGATTGTCACACTTCTcaaaagtaagaaaatatagtatttatcatatcaatcacataataatatatttattcattttcatatCCTAGCaaatcatttttaaagaaagaaaaaggcctgaattttataaaaatacgatttaatataataagaaatacCTTTGATGAACATTAAGAACGATTACGTTTTTGACGTATTTTTAATAGGCAATAAATTGTTTCACgaatggccagtttcaattaaatatctCTAAATAGGGGTAACCGATTTTTGATTACTACGCAAAATGTTGGCAGTTGTTTTTTCGGGAATCTGTAGGTCAAAATGTTATACCAATCAAGATATTTTCATCTACGTACCCCATTTAAAGATATCATGTTAAAACTAACCAAAAAGAATCACAAAAAACACcgatttcataataatattggcTAATTTCTTCAATCTCTCAATTTGAGCAATAAATTTGATACTTTTCTTTAAGTTTTCAATGCCTAATTAGATAATTactttacgaaatattttttaaatacttcacGCATTACTTAGGTCGATTAGGACTTTTTATTTTGGCGTTCAATTAGGTAACAATTACATTACTTTTAGACCATCGCGATGTACGACTGCTATCTAATATTAGACGAGAATTACTGCGAATCGCCCATTTTAAGTCCGACTATTGTAGCGTatacaattaacaattattgATCACGAAGTCTAAGGATTAATTACCAAATCACGAAGTGCGTCTTttctacttaattaatattagctTTTACTCGCAACTTAGTccgccacctaaattttcccatgggaattcgtcattttcccggggtaaaaagtagcctatgtccttttgcgggtatcaaaatatctccataatcAGCAAATAtctccattttaagcaaattggttcagtattttagacgtgattgagtatgGATTAAAAGATTCACAAGTTTGGCGACGTGTCCGGAATATAGACATAGGCTTCCTTACTACAAGGGactaacaataataatagcGAAAAATGGTTGTATTCCATACTTATTTGCCTTCACTTTCGTATACAACCAGCGTGATTGTTATGGATATAAGTTAAACGTATAAACGCAGGTTACACAGGCCGTGGTCTTCATGATTAGTTAAATCTCgtataatataagataatagGCAACAATTTCGATACCAAtacttaaatatacattttagttATAGTCCCTTAGcgtataaatattgatatgcCATACTAGGTGTTACGTTTACGCAATAAAGCCGATTATCATAtggctatatatttttatttctcataCAACATTGATCTTTATATTAGTGTAATAAGGCtcaaaattaaaagcttttgGTATCATAAAGACGAAAAAAGACGCTTTTTACTAGCATATCCTTCCCTGGtatctgagtacatttagcggtagtttattcaatagcgtttttaaatgagttaaaacgctattatatagataaattaccgctaaatttactcagCAACCGGGGGTTAGTGTATTACAGATCAGAGGGTCGTATAAATGACATCTTACAGGTAGATATAATATTGAACCTTAATACAAAGGAATAAAGATcaatttcaaatacatattaCATGAACCACGCGACTATACACTTCATCATAGTATCACGGATGATATCAGGGGTGTGGTTTTAAAAGGTCGTATAAACCACGTACTTTACAAGACAATACACCTTATTACAGTGTAACAAAGATCCAAAATTGATGACAAGTCGTATTGTATCACACATTTCTCTATTTTAAACTCTATCACAAAGTAATAAAGATCAAAAGGTCTTATAAGCCGCACTTTATTCTCAAGATATTGGCCCTTAGTACATTGAAATATAGACCGAATCGGTGACAAAAGGTCTTAAAAGCCACACACGACAGTACCCCTTATCACAATGTAATTAAGATCATAGACA
Proteins encoded in this region:
- the Pgi gene encoding glucose-6-phosphate isomerase, which codes for MSKRHSLSTILQLVRSRTLKTCVTSIKTMEPKVNLKQDPAYVEIQKFYDANGAKINIQQLFQQDTDRFNKFSLRVPTPNDGEILLDYSKNRINEQLWSLLLNLAKSRNVEKARDAMFSGEKINFTEDRAVLHIALRNRQNRPILVGGKDVTPDVNAVLAHMKEFTGQVVSGQWKGYTGKTITDVINIGIGGSDLGPLMVTEALKPYANHLKVHFVSNIDGTHLAEVLKRLNPETALFIIASKTFTTQETITNATSAKTWFLEAAKDPSAVAKHFVALSTNAEKVTAFGIDANNMFGFWDWVGGRYSLWSAIGLSISLYIGYDNFEKLLEGASFMDNHFCTAPLEKNAPVILALLGVWYSNFYGAETHALLPYDQYLHRFAAYFQQGDMESNGKYVTRSGSVVDYSTGPIVWGEPGTNGQHAFYQLIHQGTRLIPCDFIAPAQTHNPISGGVHHKILLANFLAQTEALMKGKTAAEAKAELEKSGMAADAVSKILPHKVFVGNRPTNSIVVKKVTPFTLGALIAMYEHKIFTQGVIWDINSFDQWGVELGKQLAKAIEPELQDNTPVTSHDASTNGLINFLKANF